The DNA window AGCCTTCCTATCGACGGTGACGACAGTCGCGCACTTCGTGCTGCCGTGCTGCCTGCGCCGCATCAAGAGCAACACGAAGCCGgcgttgctgctgccccaATTCTCGTGGGAGTTTCTGCTGTGTATCCTGTGGTTGGTTCTTTTCGGGCTCTTCGGGAAGATGTACATTGGTGTTTATCCTGCCGGAGAGAATGCGGATTCGGGGTCGGGCTCGAACTCGACTTCGCCTTCTACTTCCAGCTCCAActcgacttcttcggtgGGTTCGAATTCGAATTCGAATAATACTCTCTCGAGTATTTCTATCAAGAGAGATTCTACTGCTTCGGGGCTGGGTGATGCTTCTAAGATTGATCGCATGCGCCATGCTGTCTGGATTGATCTGCTGAATCTGGTCTTCTGGTGTCTCACTGCCTCGTGGATTCTGCTGCGGTATCTGAAGGCTCGTCgggcggcgagggcggctTGGAATGAGTCTGGTCAGGCCGAGAAGGGTGATGCGACTGCTTTCTGAGTGGCTTTTCCTTTTGTCTCTCTTGGTTTTCATTTTTATTTTTCAAAAGATGTGGTCTTCAATAAATACGTGTGGCTGTGGTGTGAAGATGAGTCTGATCGATTGTTTACAGTTTGACTTGACATTTTTGAATCAGCTCATGGCGTTTTGGTGGtgttttttgttctttttgtgGCCATGTCTCCTTTTTGGGCTCTTTTGACGGTGTGACTGACCTCTTCCGTGTTTTGTTTCATACCTATCCTTGTACACAATACAAGGAGTTAGTAACATTTCACATTTGCCTTGATTCAAATCTAGACTCTGTACTTCATCAGTCGATCAATACCGGCGACCGCCAAGGGTGATTGTGCAGGTATGCATTGGCTTGAATGCCATCGTCCATCATCCAATCCACCATCCATTATCGACATCAGGCTTCCTCAGGAACAAGAGTGTCATCCTCTGACCCAAAATCACACCACTCCGCTTCTTTCTCAGGCGTACTCAAATCCATCACAAATtgctcctcatcctccttttcctcctcatAGATAGTCCCTAGGATAGCAAGTCCCTTCTTGTGACTGTACAAACCAGGCTTTCTGGTCCTCGCCAGATGAAATTTCCACGAATTCAAAGCAGCCACCCACTGATTCCGGTAGTCTCTCGGCAAGAGCTGATCCTTTTTGGGCTGTGGGTGAATAACAGAGGTATGGTCCTGCAACATCCACTCAAAGAACTTCTGCTCCCGCGGTGCAGGGAGCCACTGGCGCTGGGCCGTGAACCATGGCCGGATCGGGACGGGAGGTGCCTCCTCCCCTGCTGGGAGGGGGTCGCGGTCGTTGATGATTTTGAGGAGCTCGATAAGCATCGCGGCGGAGTTGTCTGCTTTTGCGAGCTCGAGTTGGGTAAGGTTGGGTGACGAGGGGGTGGCTGATTGTTGGTCGGTAGTGTCTGGGGGGGAAGGGGTGTCTGGTAAATCTGAAATCtctgggaaagaaaagaactcTTCAGAGGAACTAGGGATCTCAAGTTCAGAATTCTGCTTTGTGGCCTGGGTCGGCGCTCTCTTGGGGTCCTCACTAACCGTCTGTATTCCCGGCGGCAGGATGGGATCCTGTTTGTCTGATATGGCGAGCACCGCCGGGGTGATTTCCGGACGCCTGGCTGGGTGATCTTTGTCTGAGATTGCCAGATCAGTGCTGGAGGGTGTCATGGTGCCGGTGGTGCCAGTGTCCCCGTGTGGCAGCGGCAACGATGCTTCAATGGACTTGAGATCGATCCAGCTTGTTGCGGTGGTCGTATCCGAGCCCGCTGTGACACGAGGAGACAGCACAGAATCATCGTAATCGTACAGCAGATCGAAAGAACCAGAATCATCGTAGGTGTTGGAGTCTGGTCTGGTTGGAGACGAAGACGAAACCTTAGAGACGGATAACTGCGAGGATGGCCGGCGGTTGAAAGCTGGTCGACGCCGTAGGCCTCGCTTGGGTCGGCCAGCGGCGAAGgatgtcttcttctgtcCCATTCGAGCCGGCTGGATTTCCTGGGTATTCAGCTCAGATATATTTGGGGTGGGAGGGTTAGACGGGTTACGAGTGATGCTATTTCCATCGGGTTGCTCAAGGAGGAGACGCGTAGTCTTCTCCTGCTCACTCTGCGCAGTGCGCGGTTTCTTTAGGATTGAATGGAGCTCAGCCTTGTTTGTGCTACCGGCAGGCTGGGATTGAGTGTGCACGCTGGTGTACTGGAGGTTTGGGATAGTAGGGGTCGGCGGGCCATTATCAACATGTACAGCCTATATCAAAGAATCAGAAAAGACAGAACAAACACGACGACAGTGGTGTACATATATACCTCGCTATTACGACGCATCGCGACCAGCTCTTGCGAAGAAGACGGCGTCATGATTCGCAGGATCAGTCTATCCAAGGTCTGGGTGGTGATTGAGCTAGAGAGACGCTGGCTGCCCCATATTCTCCAGAAGAGATACTCCAGTCGGAGCTCTCTTTCATTGTTGCTCGTCTGACGCGAGACATTATAGGCTTCGCAGAAGTGGGTCAGCGTCACCGACTGTTTTATTGGCAACGATCTTGCATACCCTTCCACAAGTTCTTGATCACTAAGAGGTCCACTATTTCTCCATTCGGAGCCCCATCCGGGGCCATGGACATGGTGATCAGGCTATGCGAGAGCCTTTGCTCCATCTTGCGTTAACTTGTAAGACAGATCAGGGCCTCGGTCCGCTGGGCAGAAGATCCGATCAATCTTCAACAAGTACAAGAAAGAAATGGGAATAAAGATGCAAGGAATGGCATTGAGAAGAGGATGCCAGTTACATGATCATGATCGGATCGAGTCTCAGGTATCAGGGCGGATGGAAAGATCTGTCGCAAAGAAGAATCAAGTATCTAGTATGCAGTCAGGAACGATGCTCCGGCAGGGAAGGCCGAGTATCTCACCTTGATATTGTCTGATAAACGCTAAAGGCGGAGACAGGTCGGTGGGAGTGCTTGAAGACAGAAGGGGTACGGAGGGCGCGTGTGGTGTGTGAAGAACGCGAGgtagaaggaaaagaaaacaaagaggcAAACGGCAGCACTGTCCTTAAGCATAGCAAATACACGATTTAGGCCACCGGCTTGATACCTCCAACAGGAACTAGAGGCGGCCTGCAGAAGACCATGGGTAAACAAAACACTCTGATGCAAGGTTCCCGTCGCTAAAAAACAAGACTGACGACATCTAGCAAGATCAAACTCTTGAATTGACCTTCTAGCCCTAGCGGTCTGTATGAACACAGAGC is part of the Penicillium psychrofluorescens genome assembly, chromosome: 4 genome and encodes:
- a CDS encoding uncharacterized protein (ID:PFLUO_006367-T1.cds;~source:funannotate) — translated: MSMAPDGAPNGEIVDLLVIKNLWKAYNVSRQTSNNERELRLEYLFWRIWGSQRLSSSITTQTLDRLILRIMTPSSSQELVAMRRNSEAVHVDNGPPTPTIPNLQYTSVHTQSQPAGSTNKAELHSILKKPRTAQSEQEKTTRLLLEQPDGNSITRNPSNPPTPNISELNTQEIQPARMGQKKTSFAAGRPKRGLRRRPAFNRRPSSQLSVSKVSSSSPTRPDSNTYDDSGSFDLLYDYDDSVLSPRVTAGSDTTTATSWIDLKSIEASLPLPHGDTGTTGTMTPSSTDLAISDKDHPARRPEITPAVLAISDKQDPILPPGIQTVSEDPKRAPTQATKQNSELEIPSSSEEFFSFPEISDLPDTPSPPDTTDQQSATPSSPNLTQLELAKADNSAAMLIELLKIINDRDPLPAGEEAPPVPIRPWFTAQRQWLPAPREQKFFEWMLQDHTSVIHPQPKKDQLLPRDYRNQWVAALNSWKFHLARTRKPGLYSHKKGLAILGTIYEEEKEDEEQFVMDLSTPEKEAEWCDFGSEDDTLVPEEA
- a CDS encoding uncharacterized protein (ID:PFLUO_006366-T1.cds;~source:funannotate), with the translated sequence MAFVALKLLRLGYSQAKNHKSKNQQPQPQTQQPPAPYPNYQYAMPDYYPGGYPPGVAPGGTYQYPMAPAPAPAAAAPPASKGSKIVSMFMSATRFLQFVFGLTVIGLYGQDVSYDHQTLHTWNPEWVFAVVTAFLSTVTTVAHFVLPCCLRRIKSNTKPALLLPQFSWEFLLCILWLVLFGLFGKMYIGVYPAGENADSGSGSNSTSPSTSSSNSTSSVGSNSNSNNTLSSISIKRDSTASGLGDASKIDRMRHAVWIDLLNLVFWCLTASWILLRYLKARRAARAAWNESGQAEKGDATAF